Part of the Temnothorax longispinosus isolate EJ_2023e chromosome 5, Tlon_JGU_v1, whole genome shotgun sequence genome is shown below.
tcttctgatGGTAACGAACTCGATTAGACATTCTAGACACGATCAGGTGAAAGATATTCCGCCAACGATAACaattaagagagaaagagagagagagagagagagagagagagagagatttaacatataaaactACGCTTTATAAAttctacaaataatatttgaatgtTAATTGGAAGTTAATTGGACAGAACAGATTCTGCAGAACAGATAcagaaatacaattttatcagtAGCGGGTagtgttacatatattttacgtcgataaaatatcgacattttatcatttatataaatataagacgTCTTATCAGTTTACATCGCATTGTCAAAACATTGTTTGTTGCTTGCACAGGGAAAAGGAGAAAGTGCATAAAGATGCAATGATAAAAACAACTGTATTGCCTGCATAGCGCGAGTGCACTCTGACAACGATGTATTCAATAATTCTCTCACGTGACGAAAGGAGACGCGTTTGCACGCGTTTGTTTGACGACTTCTTGCACGCGTGTATCGAAGAAAAAGATCTCCGCATGATTCTCTTATAAACAACGTGATATCGCttgacaaattaataatataactaatCAGGTAACCCAACTATATTAGAACTTCAAGAAAATCACGACATTATTGCCAATTGATTAGACAATGTGACAGGTCTTCTCCtgtttttcacaaaaaaaactttgaaTCATgtgtatgcaaaattaattgcaaattttccTTAACAGAAatgatgtttttaaataaaaattacgttcTGCGGGCACGCGCAACGTGGTTAACCTCAAAATGACGATTGATTGGTAATGTTGGTGATTGGTAATGTTGATTTCTGTTCTAGTGGATGTACAGTTTAGCGGATATAGCGTATGTTAATCAATTGACaagtattatttcaaaataaaacggTAAATAAGATGGCTGGGCAACAACATCCTTTCCTACCTGGGTTTCCCAATGTGCAGCAATCGCCTATGCGCACACAGTTTGGTGGCGGACAAATGGTTTCTGGTTTGATGGGACCACAACAAGGGAGtgagtatttaaaaatgtcttcctatttatgtttttatttgtatgttaatatgtgtataattatgtgtatactAAACACACTAAGTACTGTGTATCATTTGTGAAtagtataaaaatgaatattatccATTTACATCTATGTTCATCTTCGATTGACAATATTGTCTGTTTCAacgttatgtaaaaaattagagTTTAATTGGAATATTGTGGCTTTATCTTCAAATTTGTGATTATATGCACTttgattatttcaatttctcaCACTTGTAgtaatcatataaattttaatctttcgcAAGCCTAAGGtgtaaactttaatttttcacaCTTCTAGgctatacattttaatttctcacACTTCTAGCCTACGAATTTCAATGTCTGagtaatctaaaatttttaagtaattttcaAGTAATTCGAGGAATTGAAGTGATTTAGATTCTTCAAGCGGGTATTAAGTAGGTATATGTATCAGCTTTCATTAGACATAGTAGAAGTAATAAGCTATTTTTCGATGGAGACCGGTATTTGCGAGCAACAGATTCTAACGTTTATGAAATATCTctacaataaattttgacaattcCAAACTAGAAATTAAGGAATCTggtactaattattatttcagataTGGTAAGCTCTCAACAATTTGGCATGGGAGTTGGGGTTGGAGTAGGTGTCGGTAATGTTGGATCTAATGCCATGGGAATGCCCAATTCCCAACAAGTCTTGGCgcaacagcaacaacagcaacagTCCATGGCGATGCAACAACAAATGCAGCAGATACAGCAGCAACAATTACAAttgcagcagcaacaacaggCTGCAATGGTTCAACAGAATAATCAAACCAATAATCAGGCCACGACGCCGCAGACTCCAGTACCACCCACACAGCCACCGCCGCGACAACCGCAGGCTAAGGATATTAACACCGTTAGTTTATGTAAATATGGACAAGAGACTGTACAAGAAATAGTCAATCGTACCCAAGAGCTCTTCGCAACTCTCAAGGTTCTTCAACCACCCAATGGTATTTATTTTCCTAATTCAATAATTAGAATGTCAccctaaatatattttttgtatatgcatgatttatatgaatataggTACCGCACAAGGGGCAAACATGGCGaacgagaagaagaagaaagtcTACGAACAATTGGATATGATCAAAATAATGTTCAAACGCCTGAGActgatatatgaaaaatgtaatgagAACTGTCAGGGAATGGAGTATACGCATATAGAAAGTTTAATTCCGTTGAAGGAGGAATGGGATATGAAATCCGACGAGAAGAAAACCTCAGAATCTTACAGACTCAGCTGCGAGGAGAGGAAGGAAATTATGGAGGTGAGGcgaatgaaattatatacattaatgcATAATtcctatattaattttcaattaaaaaaatggaatctttttctctttcagcaAGTGGTATTAAAGAATAGGCACATTAAGGAAATAATCGATCACTTAAGGCgcattatttcagaaataaacaCAATGTTAAATATGCGTCGATCTTAGGTTAccaaatatagataattatgtttttgtaatattatgtttatgtatttttataataatatatatattgtagttaaatatttatattattacaaaaatacattaataaagaaactttttttttggaaCATGGTTGGCACTGCAATATTCGTTTGCTTCTCACACATTTCTCTGTTTTTCATTGTTCAATATTAATGTTGTCTATGTCTAAACAAATTATGTCACTGCTTCGGAGGACGGCTTCCGGTATCGTTCCCATTGGTGTCTCCAAGTTCTTTACAAAAACCTTAGAACATTCCACGTCGCAACCCTTGAATTCGCCAGATACGCGTGTGTTTTCGAGTAAGTGAACTTCTGTTGGTTTACctataatatttgaatatcaGTTGGTCACGACAAatgctaaataattatttatatccaCATGAATGAGTGTTaacgatttctttttttaataatacctCGTGACAAATATTTCCTGCACAAGTAGCAGTAGTTTGAATGTTATCGTGAAGCGttgtgcaaaattaaataaacttttgctTCGATTTGCGCAATATAGTAACTttaagagagagatatattaaaatgactTTAATATCTCATTCATTTTACCGGCGGGAATCGATCTAGTTAAATTCTTTTGAACTTGATTGAAACAAAGTTATGATTAAACGCGAACTTTCTTACCGATAATGCCGGTAACGACACGCAGAAAACGTTCGCGCAGAAACGCACGGGCCTTTTGTTTCTCCGCAGATGCGAATGGCAAATCGGGTTTATTTGCACTCGAATTAATTTCGTCTTGGTCTGTCATCTTCTGTCCAAGAAACGTTCCGTTCCGTCTCGAGATGTCTCGAGATTGACACTATGGCTGCCGTTCCTTTtgacgctttcagcgctgaaagcaTCGCTCCATCTCTGTTTGATATTCGATATGTA
Proteins encoded:
- the LOC139813096 gene encoding mediator of RNA polymerase II transcription subunit 30 translates to MAGQQHPFLPGFPNVQQSPMRTQFGGGQMVSGLMGPQQGNMVSSQQFGMGVGVGVGVGNVGSNAMGMPNSQQVLAQQQQQQQSMAMQQQMQQIQQQQLQLQQQQQAAMVQQNNQTNNQATTPQTPVPPTQPPPRQPQAKDINTVSLCKYGQETVQEIVNRTQELFATLKVLQPPNGTAQGANMANEKKKKVYEQLDMIKIMFKRLRLIYEKCNENCQGMEYTHIESLIPLKEEWDMKSDEKKTSESYRLSCEERKEIMEQVVLKNRHIKEIIDHLRRIISEINTMLNMRRS